The following proteins come from a genomic window of Streptomyces liliiviolaceus:
- a CDS encoding single-stranded DNA-binding protein, translating into MAGETVITVVGNLVDDPELRFTPSGAAVAKFRVASTPRTFDRQTNEWKDGESLFLTCSVWRQAAENVAESLQRGMRVIVQGRLKQRSYEDREGVKRTVYELDVEEVGASLKTATAKVTKTTGRGGQGGYSGGGGGGGQQGGNWGGGSGGGQQQGGGGGAPADDPWATSAPAGGGNQGGGGGGWGGNSGGSGGSGGGYSDEPPF; encoded by the coding sequence ATGGCAGGCGAGACCGTCATCACGGTCGTCGGCAATCTTGTCGACGACCCCGAGCTGCGCTTCACCCCGTCCGGTGCGGCGGTCGCGAAGTTCCGTGTCGCGTCCACTCCCCGCACCTTCGACCGGCAGACCAACGAGTGGAAGGACGGCGAAAGCCTGTTCCTGACCTGCTCGGTCTGGCGTCAGGCGGCGGAGAACGTCGCGGAGTCGCTCCAGCGAGGCATGCGCGTCATCGTGCAGGGCCGGCTGAAGCAGCGGTCCTACGAGGACCGTGAGGGCGTCAAGCGCACGGTCTACGAGCTGGACGTCGAGGAAGTCGGCGCCAGCCTGAAGACCGCCACGGCCAAGGTCACCAAGACCACCGGCCGAGGTGGCCAGGGCGGTTACAGCGGCGGCGGCGGTGGCGGCGGCCAGCAGGGCGGCAACTGGGGCGGAGGCTCCGGCGGCGGTCAGCAGCAGGGTGGCGGTGGCGGTGCTCCCGCCGACGACCCCTGGGCGACCAGCGCTCCTGCGGGCGGCGGCAACCAGGGCGGCGGCGGTGGCGGCTGGGGTGGAAACTCCGGCGGCTCCGGCGGTTCCGGTGGCGGCTACTCGGACGAGCCCCCCTTCTAG
- the rpsF gene encoding 30S ribosomal protein S6 has protein sequence MRHYEVMVILDPDLEERAVSPLIENFLSVVREANGKVEKVDTWGRRRLAYEIKKKPEGIYSVIDLQAEPAVVKELDRQMNLNESVLRTKVLRPETH, from the coding sequence ATGCGTCACTACGAAGTCATGGTCATCCTCGACCCCGATCTCGAAGAGCGTGCTGTCTCGCCGCTGATCGAGAACTTCCTCTCCGTCGTCCGTGAGGCGAACGGAAAGGTCGAGAAGGTCGACACCTGGGGCCGTCGTCGTCTCGCGTACGAGATCAAGAAGAAGCCCGAGGGCATCTACTCGGTCATCGACCTGCAGGCCGAGCCTGCGGTCGTCAAGGAGCTCGACCGCCAGATGAACCTGAACGAGTCGGTCCTCCGGACCAAGGTCCTCCGTCCCGAGACCCACTGA
- the femX gene encoding peptidoglycan bridge formation glycyltransferase FemX, whose amino-acid sequence MSLTLRTISREQHLAYIQSLPAASHMQVPAWADVKAEWRSESLGWFDDRSGEIVGAGLVLYRQLPKIKRYLAYLPEGPVINWFAPNLTEWLDPMLAHLKQQGAFSVKMGPPVIIRRWEATSIKRGIQDPDVKRLRDIEADFIEPRAFEVADKLRRMGWQQGEDGGAGFGDVQPRYVYQVPLANRSLEDVHKGFNQLWRRNIKKAEKAGVEVVQGGYQDLEEWQRLYEITALRDHFRPRPLSYFQRMWTALNTEDPNRMRLYFARHEGVNLSAATMLVVGGHVWYSYGASDNIGREVRPSNAMQWRMLRDSYALGATVYDLRGISDSLDETDHLFGLIQFKVGTGGQAAEYLGEWDFPLNKLLHKALDIYMSRR is encoded by the coding sequence ATGAGCCTGACCCTGAGGACCATCAGCCGCGAGCAGCATCTGGCGTACATCCAGAGCCTGCCCGCGGCCAGCCACATGCAGGTCCCCGCCTGGGCAGATGTCAAGGCGGAGTGGCGCTCCGAGAGCCTCGGATGGTTCGACGACAGGTCCGGCGAGATCGTCGGTGCGGGCCTGGTGCTGTACCGCCAACTGCCCAAGATCAAGCGCTATCTCGCCTATCTGCCCGAGGGCCCGGTCATCAACTGGTTCGCGCCGAATCTGACCGAGTGGCTGGATCCGATGCTCGCGCACCTCAAGCAGCAGGGTGCCTTCTCCGTGAAGATGGGTCCGCCGGTGATCATCCGGCGCTGGGAGGCCACCTCGATCAAGAGGGGCATCCAGGACCCGGACGTGAAGCGCCTGCGCGACATCGAGGCCGACTTCATCGAACCGCGCGCCTTCGAGGTCGCCGACAAGCTGCGGCGCATGGGCTGGCAGCAGGGCGAGGACGGCGGAGCGGGCTTCGGCGACGTACAGCCCCGCTACGTCTACCAGGTGCCGCTGGCGAACCGGTCCCTGGAGGACGTCCACAAGGGCTTCAACCAGCTCTGGCGGCGCAACATCAAGAAGGCCGAGAAGGCCGGCGTCGAGGTCGTCCAGGGCGGTTACCAGGATCTGGAGGAGTGGCAGCGCCTCTACGAGATCACGGCTCTGCGCGACCACTTCCGGCCCCGGCCGCTCTCGTACTTCCAGCGCATGTGGACGGCTCTCAACACCGAGGACCCCAACCGCATGCGGCTGTACTTCGCCCGGCACGAGGGTGTGAACCTGTCGGCCGCGACGATGCTGGTCGTCGGCGGGCACGTCTGGTACTCCTACGGCGCCTCCGACAACATCGGCCGTGAGGTCCGGCCCTCGAACGCGATGCAGTGGCGGATGCTGCGCGACTCCTACGCGCTCGGCGCCACCGTGTACGACCTTCGCGGCATCTCCGACTCGCTGGACGAGACCGACCACCTTTTCGGCCTCATCCAGTTCAAAGTGGGTACCGGCGGGCAGGCCGCCGAGTACCTCGGCGAGTGGGACTTCCCGCTCAACAAACTGCTCCACAAGGCGCTCGACATCTACATGTCGCGCCGCTGA
- a CDS encoding alanine racemase, translating into MALTLYVDTARWRAHHKHVSEQFPGLVPVCKGNGYGFGHERLADEATRLGSDVLAVGTTYEAARIKDWFGGDLLVLTPFRRGEEPVPLPDRVIRSVSSVDGVYGLVGARVVIEVMSSMKRHGVSERDLPQLHAAIENVRLEGFAIHLPLDRTDGSDAVEEVIGWMDRLRAARLPLHTMFVSHLKADELARLQQQFPQTRFRARIGTRLWLGDHDATEYRGAVLDVSPVAKGDRFGYRQQKVASDGWLVVVAGGTSHGVGLEAPKALHGVMPRAKGVARAGLATVNRNLSPFVWGGKQRWFAEPPHMQVSILFVPSDAPEPKVGEELVAHLRHTTTQFDRVVER; encoded by the coding sequence ATGGCGCTCACGCTCTACGTCGACACCGCACGCTGGCGGGCGCACCACAAGCACGTGTCCGAGCAGTTTCCGGGACTCGTCCCCGTCTGCAAGGGCAACGGCTACGGCTTCGGCCATGAGCGGCTCGCCGACGAGGCCACCCGCCTGGGCTCGGACGTCCTGGCCGTCGGCACGACCTACGAGGCGGCTCGGATCAAGGACTGGTTCGGCGGCGACCTCCTGGTGCTGACGCCGTTCAGGCGGGGCGAGGAGCCCGTACCGCTGCCCGACCGTGTCATCCGGTCCGTCTCGTCCGTCGACGGGGTCTACGGCCTCGTGGGCGCCCGTGTCGTCATCGAGGTCATGTCCTCCATGAAGCGGCACGGGGTGAGCGAGCGGGATCTGCCCCAGCTGCACGCCGCCATAGAGAACGTGCGCCTGGAGGGCTTCGCCATCCACCTGCCCCTGGACCGTACCGACGGCTCGGACGCCGTCGAGGAGGTCATCGGCTGGATGGACCGGCTGCGCGCGGCGCGGCTGCCGCTGCACACGATGTTCGTCAGCCATCTGAAGGCCGACGAGCTCGCCCGGCTGCAGCAGCAGTTCCCGCAGACCCGCTTCCGGGCCCGTATCGGCACGCGGCTGTGGCTGGGGGACCACGACGCGACCGAGTACCGCGGAGCCGTCCTGGACGTCTCGCCCGTCGCCAAGGGCGACCGTTTCGGCTACCGGCAGCAGAAGGTCGCCTCGGACGGCTGGCTGGTCGTCGTGGCGGGCGGTACGTCGCACGGGGTGGGCCTGGAGGCCCCCAAGGCCCTGCACGGCGTCATGCCACGCGCCAAGGGCGTCGCCCGGGCCGGTCTGGCCACGGTCAACCGGAACCTCTCGCCGTTCGTCTGGGGCGGCAAGCAGCGCTGGTTCGCGGAGCCCCCGCACATGCAGGTCTCGATCCTCTTCGTGCCCTCGGACGCGCCCGAGCCGAAGGTCGGCGAGGAACTGGTGGCCCATCTGCGGCACACCACCACGCAGTTCGACCGCGTCGTCGAGCGCTGA
- a CDS encoding glycosyltransferase family 87 protein, with protein sequence MCGMPSAETTRASVHEPDLVPPTKEDPVAATGSELFGGPLGRRALTGTSWWTPVRVVALVAIGMFALGMVQKLPCYDGAWFFGASSQYTHACYSDIPHLYQGRGFADGLVPYFDKLEGDMEYLEYPVLTGVFMEVASWLTPGSGSIQDQEQVYWMVNAGMLMACTAVIAVCVTRTHRRRPWDGLLVALAPAFALTATINWDLLAVALTAAAMLMWSRSRPLAFGVLLGLATAAKLYPVLLLGPLLVLCWRAGRWRAFGTALLGAAGAWLVVNLPVMLLAPEGWSKFYTFSQERGVDFGSFWLILSQRSDTPLDTDAVNTWASVLMLLSSAGVAALTLAAPRRPRFAQLAFLIVAAFILTNKVYSPQYVLWLVPLAVLARPKWRDFLIWQACEVAYFLGIWMYLAYTTSGDAHKGLPQEGYQLAIAVHLLGTLYLCAVIVRDILMPERDVVRRSGDDDPSGGVLDGAPDVFVVGPAAHPPRHAGHFDGPYVEWGGGEGKGGRDPGSL encoded by the coding sequence ATGTGCGGCATGCCCAGTGCAGAAACGACGCGCGCGAGCGTGCACGAGCCAGATCTGGTGCCCCCGACCAAGGAGGACCCGGTCGCGGCGACCGGCAGTGAACTGTTCGGCGGTCCCCTCGGGCGGCGCGCGCTGACGGGGACGTCCTGGTGGACCCCCGTACGGGTCGTCGCACTCGTCGCGATCGGCATGTTCGCCCTCGGCATGGTGCAGAAACTGCCCTGCTACGACGGTGCCTGGTTCTTCGGAGCGAGCTCCCAGTACACGCACGCCTGCTATTCGGACATTCCGCACCTCTACCAGGGGCGTGGCTTCGCCGACGGGCTCGTGCCGTACTTCGACAAGCTCGAAGGCGACATGGAGTACCTCGAATACCCGGTCCTCACCGGCGTGTTCATGGAGGTCGCCTCCTGGCTCACGCCGGGCAGCGGAAGCATCCAGGACCAGGAGCAGGTCTACTGGATGGTCAACGCCGGGATGCTGATGGCCTGCACGGCCGTCATCGCCGTCTGCGTGACCCGCACCCACCGGCGGCGGCCCTGGGACGGCCTGCTGGTCGCTCTGGCGCCCGCCTTCGCGCTGACCGCCACCATCAACTGGGACCTCCTGGCGGTCGCTCTGACGGCCGCGGCGATGCTCATGTGGTCCAGGAGCCGTCCGCTCGCCTTCGGGGTCCTCCTGGGGCTGGCAACGGCCGCCAAGCTCTATCCCGTGCTGCTGCTGGGGCCGCTGCTCGTGCTGTGCTGGCGGGCGGGCAGATGGCGTGCGTTCGGCACCGCCCTGCTCGGCGCCGCGGGCGCCTGGCTGGTCGTGAACCTTCCGGTCATGCTCCTGGCGCCCGAGGGCTGGTCGAAGTTCTACACGTTCAGCCAGGAACGCGGAGTCGACTTCGGCTCCTTCTGGCTGATCCTCTCCCAGCGCAGCGACACACCCCTCGACACCGACGCCGTCAACACGTGGGCTTCGGTACTGATGCTGCTGTCCAGCGCGGGGGTCGCGGCGCTCACGCTGGCCGCCCCGCGCCGGCCCCGCTTCGCCCAGCTGGCGTTCCTGATCGTCGCGGCCTTCATCCTTACCAACAAGGTCTACTCGCCTCAGTACGTACTGTGGCTGGTTCCCCTCGCGGTGCTGGCCCGCCCGAAGTGGCGGGACTTCCTGATCTGGCAGGCGTGCGAGGTCGCGTACTTCCTCGGGATCTGGATGTACCTCGCCTACACGACCAGCGGCGACGCCCACAAGGGACTGCCCCAGGAGGGCTACCAGCTGGCCATCGCCGTCCACCTCCTGGGGACGCTGTACCTGTGCGCCGTGATCGTGCGCGACATCCTCATGCCCGAGAGGGACGTGGTGCGCCGCTCCGGGGACGACGATCCGTCGGGCGGTGTGCTGGACGGCGCCCCGGACGTCTTCGTCGTGGGCCCCGCGGCTCATCCTCCCCGGCACGCGGGGCACTTCGACGGCCCGTACGTCGAATGGGGCGGCGGCGAGGGCAAGGGCGGGAGAGATCCGGGTTCGCTCTGA
- a CDS encoding transglycosylase domain-containing protein: protein MSEHRRKSPQPQGGGRAAARRGQTGSSSGRRAAPRGATESPSDSYDSGGEERPYGSRAEARRASQRNSSGAGRRRAADGAGQGGRGRGRASVPSKKRIIDYPRAGKYGAARWVPSWKLVTGLFIGFFGSMMAVAGVAYALVGLPDVAKTAEAQNNVYYWADGTQMVATGGETNRQIIDYSRIPKEMRYAVISAENKTFENDRGVDPMGIGRALFNMAKGGQTQGGSTITQQYVKNAMLEDQSQTISRKFKELFVSIKVGANVDKEDIMAGYLNSAYYGRGAYGIQAAARTYFDKDADDLNPSQCAFLAAVLKGATYYDPAGAESIDPSATPAANRQRAETRWRWILGEMVKDGHLEESVRSKYPDFPTLQSPRSNAQLGGQVGYLVDLAKAYIVNNSEKTGITEKQLRDGGYEIHTTFDKKKVTQLEAAVKKVRKENIKEKERPKTDKHVQFGGASVDPETGAIKAIYGGVDATKHFTNNADQTGAQVGSTFKPFVLAAAMKWGVRDPDLEPTQAQDERIKVSPKSLYSGKNKLKIEDYDGTVWKDKDEKEWLQRNDGDESYNPPTFQIDLREAMRVSSNSAYVQLGMNVGLDKVRESAVDAGIKEGSLASANFPSFSIGTSDPSAIRMAGAYATFAASGKQNEPYSVDEITDKDGTVFTHENSAKAKQAFTAQVADNVTDVLKTVVDEGTGTAAKLSNRPVAGKTGTTDGNKSAWFVGYTPQLSTAISMYRMDDDESNKKREFLEMYGTGGQDKIHGASFPAEIWHDYMEQALKGAKVVQFPTPEPIGEVVNDVVVPTPTPTPTETEEEESEEPEPTPTKSEPSPPAPTTSESCGAFFGCEDDGGASTGETDTGGTDGGASPSTSESEEEDGGNSRGNGNGGLFQGSSG, encoded by the coding sequence ATGAGCGAGCACCGTCGCAAATCGCCGCAGCCGCAAGGTGGCGGACGTGCCGCGGCCCGACGCGGCCAGACCGGCTCGTCCTCCGGCCGCCGTGCGGCACCGCGAGGCGCAACCGAGTCTCCTTCCGATTCATACGACTCGGGGGGTGAGGAACGCCCGTACGGCAGCCGCGCAGAGGCCCGGCGGGCGTCACAGAGAAACAGCAGCGGCGCCGGTCGACGCAGAGCGGCCGACGGCGCGGGGCAGGGAGGCCGCGGCCGCGGGCGTGCGTCCGTACCGTCGAAGAAGCGGATCATCGACTACCCGCGCGCGGGCAAGTACGGGGCGGCACGTTGGGTGCCGTCCTGGAAGCTCGTGACGGGTCTGTTCATCGGCTTCTTCGGCAGCATGATGGCGGTCGCGGGAGTCGCGTACGCGCTGGTGGGCCTGCCCGACGTCGCCAAGACGGCGGAGGCCCAGAACAACGTCTACTACTGGGCCGACGGCACGCAGATGGTCGCCACCGGTGGTGAGACGAACCGGCAGATCATCGACTACTCCCGGATTCCCAAGGAGATGCGCTACGCCGTCATCTCGGCCGAGAACAAGACGTTCGAGAACGACCGGGGCGTCGACCCCATGGGTATCGGCCGGGCCCTGTTCAACATGGCCAAGGGCGGTCAGACCCAGGGCGGCTCCACGATCACCCAGCAGTACGTGAAGAACGCCATGCTGGAGGACCAGTCGCAGACGATCTCCCGTAAGTTCAAGGAGCTCTTCGTCTCGATCAAGGTCGGCGCCAACGTCGACAAAGAAGACATCATGGCCGGCTATCTGAACTCGGCCTACTACGGCCGCGGCGCCTACGGGATCCAGGCCGCCGCGCGTACGTACTTCGACAAGGACGCCGACGACCTCAACCCGAGCCAGTGCGCCTTCCTGGCGGCGGTGCTCAAGGGCGCCACGTACTACGACCCGGCGGGCGCGGAGTCGATCGACCCCTCCGCCACCCCCGCGGCCAACCGCCAGCGCGCGGAGACCCGCTGGCGCTGGATCCTCGGCGAGATGGTCAAGGACGGGCACCTGGAGGAGTCGGTACGGAGCAAGTACCCCGACTTCCCGACGCTGCAGAGTCCGCGGTCGAACGCCCAGCTGGGCGGTCAGGTCGGTTATCTGGTCGACCTCGCCAAGGCGTACATCGTCAACAACAGCGAGAAGACCGGGATCACCGAGAAGCAACTGCGTGACGGTGGCTACGAGATCCACACGACCTTCGACAAGAAGAAGGTCACCCAGCTCGAAGCCGCGGTGAAGAAGGTCCGCAAGGAGAACATCAAGGAGAAGGAGCGCCCGAAGACGGACAAGCACGTCCAGTTCGGCGGCGCTTCCGTGGACCCGGAGACCGGCGCGATCAAGGCCATCTACGGCGGTGTGGACGCGACCAAGCACTTCACCAACAACGCCGACCAGACGGGCGCCCAGGTCGGTTCGACCTTCAAGCCGTTCGTCCTCGCGGCGGCCATGAAGTGGGGCGTGCGCGATCCCGACCTGGAGCCGACCCAGGCCCAGGACGAGCGGATCAAGGTCTCTCCGAAGAGCCTGTACAGCGGTAAGAACAAGCTGAAGATCGAGGACTACGACGGGACGGTCTGGAAGGACAAGGACGAGAAGGAATGGCTGCAGCGGAACGACGGCGACGAGTCGTACAACCCGCCCACCTTCCAGATCGACCTGCGTGAGGCGATGAGGGTCTCCTCGAACTCCGCCTACGTCCAGCTGGGCATGAACGTCGGTCTGGACAAGGTGCGGGAGTCCGCCGTGGACGCCGGCATCAAGGAAGGCAGCCTGGCCAGCGCCAACTTCCCGTCCTTCTCCATCGGTACCTCCGACCCGAGCGCGATCCGCATGGCCGGCGCGTACGCCACCTTCGCGGCGAGCGGCAAGCAGAACGAGCCGTACTCGGTCGACGAGATCACCGACAAGGACGGAACGGTCTTCACGCACGAGAACTCGGCCAAGGCGAAGCAGGCCTTCACCGCGCAGGTCGCCGACAACGTCACCGACGTCCTCAAGACCGTCGTCGACGAGGGCACCGGTACCGCGGCGAAGCTGAGCAACCGGCCGGTGGCGGGCAAGACCGGTACGACCGACGGCAACAAGTCCGCCTGGTTCGTCGGCTACACCCCGCAGCTCTCGACCGCGATCTCCATGTACCGCATGGACGACGACGAGTCCAACAAGAAGCGCGAGTTCCTGGAGATGTACGGAACGGGTGGCCAGGACAAGATCCACGGCGCCTCGTTCCCGGCCGAGATCTGGCACGACTACATGGAGCAGGCGCTCAAGGGCGCGAAGGTCGTGCAGTTCCCGACGCCCGAACCCATCGGCGAGGTCGTCAACGACGTCGTGGTCCCGACCCCGACTCCGACGCCCACCGAGACGGAGGAGGAGGAGTCCGAGGAGCCGGAGCCCACGCCGACCAAGAGCGAGCCGTCTCCCCCCGCTCCCACCACCAGTGAGTCCTGTGGCGCCTTCTTCGGCTGCGAGGACGACGGCGGAGCCAGCACCGGCGAGACCGACACCGGTGGCACGGACGGCGGCGCGAGTCCCTCGACCTCGGAGTCCGAGGAGGAGGACGGCGGGAACAGCAGAGGCAACGGCAACGGCGGCCTCTTCCAGGGTTCCTCGGGCTAG
- a CDS encoding PadR family transcriptional regulator: MSRRSGILEFAVLGLLRESPMHGYELRKRLNTSLGVFRAFSYGTLYPCLKTLVANGWLIEEPGNTSEDALAAPLAGRRAKIVYRLTAEGKEHFEDLLSQTGPDAYEDEHFAARFAFFGQTSRDVRMRVLEGRRSRLEERLEKMRASLARTRERLDDYTLELQRHGMESVEREVRWLNELIESERAGRDHRRPGPDGSAQQDNTSGESGGLPRPGGTPGPDPSDDTAT, from the coding sequence ATGAGCCGGCGTTCCGGAATCCTTGAGTTCGCCGTCCTCGGCCTTCTCCGCGAGTCCCCGATGCACGGCTATGAGCTGCGCAAACGTCTCAATACGTCACTGGGTGTGTTCCGTGCGTTCAGCTACGGGACGCTCTACCCCTGCCTCAAGACGCTGGTCGCCAACGGCTGGTTGATCGAGGAACCGGGGAACACCTCCGAGGACGCCCTCGCGGCACCGCTCGCAGGGCGTCGCGCCAAGATCGTCTATCGGTTGACGGCGGAAGGTAAGGAACACTTCGAGGACCTCCTCTCGCAGACGGGTCCCGACGCGTACGAGGACGAACATTTCGCCGCTCGTTTCGCCTTCTTCGGCCAGACGTCACGGGATGTACGGATGCGGGTCCTCGAAGGCCGCCGCAGCCGTCTCGAAGAGCGCCTGGAGAAGATGCGGGCCTCGCTGGCGCGCACCCGGGAGCGACTCGACGACTACACGCTTGAGCTCCAGCGCCACGGAATGGAGTCCGTGGAGCGCGAAGTGCGCTGGCTGAACGAGCTCATCGAGAGCGAGCGGGCGGGACGGGACCATCGGCGTCCCGGACCTGACGGCTCCGCTCAGCAGGACAACACATCTGGGGAGTCGGGCGGCCTGCCCCGGCCCGGGGGCACCCCCGGGCCGGATCCGTCCGATGACACTGCCACGTGA
- a CDS encoding inositol-3-phosphate synthase translates to MGSVRVAIVGVGNCAASLVQGVEYYKDADPASKVPGLMHVQFGEYHVGDVEFVAAFDVDAKKVGLDLSDAIGASENNTIKICDVPNKGITVQRGHTHDGLGKYYRETIEESAEAPVDVVKVLKDQQVDVLVCYLPVGSEDAAKFYAQCAIDAKVAFVNALPVFIAGTKEWADKFTEAGVPIVGDDIKSQVGATITHRVMAKLFEDRGVRLERTMQLNVGGNMDFKNMLERDRLESKKISKTQAVTSQIPDRDMGSKNVHIGPSDYVAWLDDRKWAYVRLEGRAFGDVPLNLEYKLEVWDSPNSAGVIIDALRAAKIAKDRGIGGPILSASSYFMKSPPVQYFDDEAYDNVEKFIKGEVER, encoded by the coding sequence ATGGGTTCGGTTCGCGTAGCCATCGTCGGCGTGGGCAACTGCGCCGCCTCGCTGGTTCAGGGCGTCGAGTACTACAAGGACGCCGACCCGGCGTCCAAGGTGCCGGGCCTGATGCACGTCCAGTTCGGCGAGTACCACGTGGGTGACGTCGAGTTCGTCGCCGCCTTCGACGTCGACGCGAAGAAGGTCGGCCTCGACCTCTCGGACGCCATCGGCGCCAGCGAGAACAACACCATCAAGATCTGCGACGTCCCGAACAAGGGCATCACGGTCCAGCGCGGCCACACCCATGACGGGCTCGGCAAGTACTACCGCGAGACCATCGAGGAGTCGGCCGAGGCCCCGGTCGACGTCGTCAAGGTCCTCAAGGACCAGCAGGTGGACGTCCTCGTCTGCTACCTGCCCGTCGGTTCCGAGGACGCGGCGAAGTTCTACGCCCAGTGCGCCATCGACGCCAAGGTCGCGTTCGTCAACGCTCTGCCGGTCTTCATCGCCGGCACCAAGGAGTGGGCGGACAAGTTCACCGAGGCGGGCGTCCCGATCGTCGGCGACGACATCAAGTCGCAGGTCGGCGCCACCATCACGCACCGCGTGATGGCGAAGCTGTTCGAGGACCGCGGTGTCCGTCTTGAGCGCACCATGCAGCTCAACGTCGGCGGCAACATGGACTTCAAGAACATGCTGGAGCGCGACCGCCTGGAGTCCAAGAAGATCTCCAAGACGCAGGCCGTCACCTCGCAGATCCCCGACCGTGACATGGGCTCGAAGAACGTCCACATCGGTCCCTCGGACTACGTGGCCTGGCTCGACGACCGCAAGTGGGCCTACGTCCGCCTCGAAGGCCGCGCCTTCGGTGACGTCCCGCTGAACCTGGAGTACAAGCTGGAGGTCTGGGACTCCCCGAACTCCGCGGGTGTCATCATCGACGCCCTGCGCGCCGCGAAGATCGCCAAGGACCGCGGCATCGGCGGCCCGATCCTCTCCGCGTCGAGCTACTTCATGAAGTCCCCGCCGGTCCAGTACTTCGACGACGAGGCGTACGACAACGTCGAGAAGTTCATCAAGGGCGAGGTCGAGCGCTGA
- a CDS encoding MFS transporter, protein MAVVSDLRVLLRFRNFRRLLAVRLLSQGADGVYQVALATYVVFSPEKQTSAAAIASAMAVLLLPYSLVGPFAGVLLDRWRRRQVFLYGNLLRALLAALTAVLMLSGVPDWLFYASALCVTAVNRFVLAGLSAALPRVVDSERLVMANSLSPTAGTLAATLGGGVAFVVRLVGSDSDAVVVLVGAALYVCSALASLRLAPDLLGPERQSARPRLRTAVLGTARGLASGVRHLTEPARREAAWALAAMTLMRFCYGALTVMVLMLCRYAWSSGPDDDGLALLGLAVGISGAGFFAAAVLTPAGANRLGPGGWIIACAAVAAVLEPALGLSFSEVPLLIAAFVLGLTTQGAKIATDTVVQSSVEDGFRGRIFAVYDVLFNVAFVGAAGVAALMLPPDGRSVPLVVTVAVIYGAVAAAMARFERQ, encoded by the coding sequence ATGGCTGTCGTGAGTGACCTGCGCGTACTCCTGCGCTTCAGGAACTTCCGGCGTCTGCTCGCCGTCCGGCTGCTGTCGCAGGGCGCCGACGGGGTCTACCAGGTCGCGCTCGCCACCTACGTCGTCTTCTCACCGGAGAAACAGACCTCGGCCGCCGCGATCGCCTCCGCGATGGCGGTCCTGCTCCTCCCGTACTCCCTCGTCGGCCCCTTCGCAGGCGTCCTCCTGGACCGCTGGAGACGCCGCCAGGTCTTTCTGTACGGGAACCTGCTGCGGGCGCTCCTGGCGGCTCTGACGGCCGTTCTGATGCTCAGCGGTGTACCGGACTGGCTCTTCTACGCCTCCGCGCTGTGCGTGACCGCCGTCAACCGGTTCGTGCTCGCGGGTCTGTCCGCCGCCCTGCCCCGCGTGGTCGACTCCGAGCGTTTGGTGATGGCGAACTCCCTGTCGCCCACGGCCGGAACACTCGCGGCGACCCTCGGCGGCGGCGTCGCCTTCGTCGTACGCCTCGTGGGCTCCGACTCCGACGCGGTGGTCGTCCTCGTGGGAGCGGCCCTGTACGTGTGCTCCGCGCTCGCCTCGCTGCGACTGGCCCCGGATCTGCTGGGCCCCGAACGGCAGTCGGCGCGGCCACGGCTGAGGACGGCCGTGCTCGGCACGGCGCGGGGCCTCGCGTCGGGCGTACGCCATCTGACCGAGCCCGCGCGCCGCGAGGCCGCCTGGGCGCTGGCCGCGATGACCCTGATGCGGTTCTGCTACGGCGCGCTGACGGTCATGGTGCTGATGCTCTGCCGGTACGCCTGGTCGTCCGGCCCCGACGACGACGGGCTCGCCCTGCTCGGCCTGGCCGTGGGGATCTCCGGAGCGGGTTTCTTCGCCGCGGCCGTGCTGACACCGGCGGGCGCGAACCGGCTCGGCCCCGGCGGCTGGATCATCGCCTGCGCGGCCGTCGCCGCGGTCCTGGAACCGGCGCTCGGCCTCTCGTTCTCGGAAGTTCCCCTCCTGATCGCGGCCTTCGTCCTGGGTCTGACCACCCAGGGGGCGAAGATCGCCACCGACACGGTCGTCCAGTCGTCCGTCGAGGACGGCTTCCGTGGCCGGATCTTCGCCGTCTACGACGTCCTGTTCAACGTCGCCTTCGTGGGCGCCGCGGGAGTGGCCGCCCTGATGCTGCCTCCTGACGGTCGATCCGTGCCGCTTGTGGTCACGGTGGCCGTTATCTACGGGGCGGTTGCTGCCGCTATGGCCCGTTTCGAGCGCCAGTAA